The following proteins are co-located in the Solenopsis invicta isolate M01_SB chromosome 7, UNIL_Sinv_3.0, whole genome shotgun sequence genome:
- the LOC105202488 gene encoding uncharacterized protein LOC105202488 — MSQRLLQTNLIHARAAQDILLQCLAERGGGLAIAADPYRIPDDHPNWAGDTLGRVAIVSQHARDAPPMLLVESGESFVLVEWGPIDVRRVYSPPSLSRGEYEAALEQAGEAIFRRSPRPIIMGEDFNAHAVAWGSPTTNPRGRLTLELVAGLDLALLNRGRVSTFVGGRGESIVDLTWASPDALDRVRAWRVEAARGAYRSQVDRDGGGLHTRGGASENPPPIGGEEMGPQKTRSGGPRGQPHGVYVG; from the coding sequence ATGTCTCAGAGGCTCCTCCAAACAAACCTGATtcacgccagggctgcacaGGACATTCTgttgcagtgcctggcggaaaGAGGTGGAGGGCTGGCTATCGCCGCCGACCCATATAGGATCCCCGACGATCATCCAAATTGGGCCGGGGATACCTTGGGCAGGGTGGCGATAGTCAGCCAGCACGCACGCGACGCCCCGCCAATGCTCCTGGTGGAGTCCGGCGAGAGCTTCGTCCTGGTCGAGTGGGGACCCATCGACGTCCGCAGAGTTTACTCCCCCCCGAGTCTCAGtcggggggagtacgaggcggccctggAGCAGGCGGGAGAGGCCATCTTCAGGCGCTCTCCCAGGCCTATCATCATGGGAGAGGATTTCAACGCTCACGCGGTCGCGTGGGGGTCCCCGACCACGAACCCCAGAGGCCGTCTTACCCTTGAGTTGGTGGCGGGACTCGACCTTGCTTTGCTCAACCGAGGTCGAGTCAGCACCTTCGTGGGTGGCCGTGGTGAATCCATAGTGGATCTCACGTGGGCCTCTCCGGACGCCCTAGACAGGGTCAGAGCCTGGAGAGTGGAGGCCGCTCGGGGAGCTTACCGATCACAGGTTGATCGAGACGGAGGTGGCCTCCACACCCGCGGAGGTGCGAGCGAGAATCCGCCGCCAATTGGCGGAGAGGAGATGGGTCCTCAGAAAACTCGATCAGGaggccctcgaggtcagcctcacGGTGTCTACGTGGGCTGA